The following are encoded in a window of Candidatus Thorarchaeota archaeon genomic DNA:
- a CDS encoding DMT family transporter → MSGTPVRYYVYLTVTMILWGCSWVAKDIAVEVAPPFSIGFLRMSVASALFLAYMSATGSMPHDRYKRSDLRILAVMAAVGVLGFEIAELVGVRLSTAAQGAILDGSIPFMMSLTAYVMLRERLDHAWKYAGFVIAFIGVIFVIGVQSLLDFNLDYFVGNLILLLGTVLWAVYSTLGKVAMKRMPPLEMTAGGIVIGTLMLSVGAMAESFWALPGLMDPILWLAVLYLGGVSAFACFLLYFKSIDKVGPTRAGIFVSITPVSGTLVSALIQQEPIYWTFFVGLMLVVIGVTVVNFPRRAEQEKPASHL, encoded by the coding sequence GTGTCAGGAACCCCGGTCCGATACTATGTGTACCTCACAGTGACGATGATACTCTGGGGTTGTTCGTGGGTTGCCAAGGACATAGCTGTGGAAGTGGCACCACCCTTCTCCATTGGGTTCCTCAGGATGTCCGTCGCCTCAGCACTCTTCCTCGCCTACATGTCAGCCACTGGCAGTATGCCGCACGACAGGTACAAGCGTTCCGACCTCCGAATCCTTGCGGTCATGGCCGCGGTCGGAGTTCTGGGCTTTGAGATCGCCGAACTTGTGGGCGTGAGACTGAGCACTGCAGCACAAGGGGCAATCCTAGATGGGTCTATCCCGTTCATGATGAGTCTCACAGCCTATGTGATGCTGAGGGAGCGATTGGACCATGCGTGGAAGTACGCGGGGTTTGTGATTGCCTTCATTGGGGTCATCTTCGTCATTGGGGTACAGTCTCTGCTCGACTTCAACCTCGACTATTTCGTAGGCAACTTGATACTCCTATTGGGGACTGTTCTGTGGGCCGTCTATTCGACGCTGGGCAAGGTGGCGATGAAGCGGATGCCGCCACTCGAGATGACCGCCGGGGGAATCGTCATCGGAACGCTCATGCTCTCTGTCGGCGCTATGGCAGAATCCTTCTGGGCCCTGCCCGGACTGATGGACCCCATCCTGTGGCTGGCAGTCCTCTACTTGGGAGGAGTCAGTGCATTTGCCTGCTTCCTCCTCTACTTCAAGAGCATTGACAAGGTCGGACCGACACGGGCAGGCATCTTCGTGAGTATCACTCCAGTGTCGGGTACGCTTGTTTCCGCACTGATACAGCAGGAACCAATATACTGGACCTTCTTCGTGGGGCTCATGCTCGTAGTGATTGGTGTGACAGTCGTGAACTTCCCTCGCCGTGCAGAGCAGGAAAAGCCGGCATCTCATTTGTGA